A window from Chelmon rostratus isolate fCheRos1 chromosome 13, fCheRos1.pri, whole genome shotgun sequence encodes these proteins:
- the LOC121615822 gene encoding FERM, ARHGEF and pleckstrin domain-containing protein 1, with protein sequence MAESDPEPISSGAGQRLGAPETLGISTLDPGHRPPAMPPGRHVTIRVRMLDDTEELFDISQKASGKVLFDLVCSHMNLIEGDYFGLEFQNHQKMMVWLDHIKPIIKQLRRPKHTILRFAVKFFPPDHAQLLEELTRYLFALQIKQDVSCGRLTCNDSSAALMVSHIIQSEIGDFEESQCRSHLLNNNYIPDQMPLIDKIMEFHSKNIGQTPAESDYQLLEVARRLEMYGIRLHPAKDREGTRLSLAVAHTGVLVFQGHTKINAFNWSKVRKLSFKRKRFLIKLRPDLNSSYQDTLEFLMASRDCCKVFWKICVEYHAFFRLFEEPKPKPKPVLFTRGSSFRFSGRTQKQVIDYVRESEFKKIPFERKHSRVQHNSRLSPLPSPRHHEVPTESGAPGVDSPPRRHWKESVLVSAEDPSSSRTARASPSHQRNGHGDRTGSVSRIEDSRGSARQTHPEHLSTGVGSNSPHLSASSGHSHGMVNGQKSLELCSHSPDGRQPSPLTSPLLNDACSVRTDDEDEVRRKRFPTDRAYFIAKELLTTERTYLKDLEVVTVSFQNAVGQDEATPDSLKNAVFSTFEPLHKFHTGFLREVEQRLALWEGRSNAHIKGDYQRIGDVMLKNFQGLKPLTANLHKQSDVLLELEKACRSSRRLEGLCRDFELQKVCYIPLNVFILRPLHRLIHYKQILERLCKHYPATHVDFRDCRAALADVSEVVDQLQGSLIKMENFQKLLELNKDLIGVDNLVVPGREFIRLGCLSKLSGKGLQQRMFFLFNDFILYTSRGMTATNQFKVHGQLPLHGMTIRESEDEWGVPHAFTLVGQQQSVVVAASSLTEMQKWMEDIKVAIETAKTSNGPSSDLLTSNLTDNKCPEDSTVEAESEDDIAASHALQERPAPHRGNTMVHVCWHRNTSVSMVDFSVAVENQLSGNLLRKFKNSNGWQKLWVVFTNFSLFFYKSHQDDYPLASLPLLGYSVTIPSESENIHKDYVFKLHFKSHVYYFRSESEYTFERWMEVIRSATVPSGGARVLNNKESHPH encoded by the exons CAAAAAGCCTCAGGCAAGGTGCTGTTTGACCTGGTGTGCTCCCACATGAACCTCATCGAGGGCGACTACTTCGGCTTGGAGTTTCAGAACCATCAAAAGATGATG GTTTGGTTAGACCATATCAAGCCCATTATCAAGCAGCTCAGAC GGCCGAAGCACACCATCCTGAGGTTTGCTGTGAAATTCTTTCCTCCGGACCATgcccagctgctggaggagctaACCAG GTACCTGTTTGCCCTACAGATCAAACAGGATGTTTCCTGTGGACGTCTGACCTGCAACGACAGCAGTGCTGCACTGATGGTCTCCCACATTATCCAGT ctgaGATCGGGGACTTTGAGGAGAGCCAGTGCCGGTCACACCTCCTCAACAACAACTACATCCCAGATCAAATGCCCCTGATTGACAAGATCATGGAGTTTCATTCAAAGAATAT AGGTCAAACACCAGCAGAATCAGACTATCAATTACTAGAAGTGGCGCGCAGGTTGGAGATGTATGGGATTCGCCTCCACCCTGCCAAGGATCGTGAGGGCACGAGGCTGAGCCTGGCTGTGGCGCACACCGGCGTCCTGGTCTTTCAG ggacacacaaaGATTAACGCCTTCAACTGGTCTAAAGTGCGTAAACTGAGCTTCAAGAGGAAACGCTTCCTCATCAAGCTGAGGCCAGATCTAAAT AGTTCATATCAGGACACTCTGGAGTTTCTGATGGCCAGCAGAGACTGCTGTAAAGTCTTCTGGAAGATCTGCGTCGAGTACCACGCCTTCTTCCGCCTCTTTGAGGAACCTAAGCCCAAGCCTAAGCCTGTGCTCTTCACACGAGGCTCCTCCTTCAGATTCAG CGGTCGCACACAGAAGCAGGTGATTGATTACGTCAGGGAGTCGGAGTTTAAAAAGATCCCGTTTGAAAG GAAACACAGTCGGGTCCAACACAACAGCCGCCTGTCGCCGTTGCCTTCTCCACGCCACCATGAAGTGCCAACAGAG agTGGTGCTCCCGGAGTAGACTCTCCTCCTCGGCGCCACTGGAAGGAGTCGGTGTTGGTGAGTGCAGAAGACCCCTCTTCCTCGAGGACGGCAAGGGCGAGCCCGTCCCACCAGAGAAACGGCCACGGTGACAGAACGGGGTCTGTGTCCAGGATCGAGGATTCAAGAGGCTCGGCTCGACAGACCCACCCAGAACATCTGAGTACAG GCGTGGGGTCCAACAgccctcacctgtctgcctcctctggtCACTCCCATGGCATGGTCAACGGTCAGAAGTCGCTGGAGCTGTGCAGCCACAGCCCCGACGGCCGACAGCCTTCCCCCCTCACCAGCCCGCTGCTCAACGACGCCTGCAGCGTCCGCACCGACGATGAAGACGAGGTTCGGAGGAAG AGGTTCCCAACAGATCGGGCCTACTTCATCGCAAAGGAGCTGCTGACCACGGAGAGGACGTATCTGAAGGACCTGGAGGTGGTGACTGTG TCTTTCCAGAATGCTGTAGGACAAGATGAGGCGACTCCAGACTCTCTGAAGAACGCCGTCTTCTCCACCTTCGAGCCTCTGCACAAGTTCCACACAGGTTTTCTCAGGGAGGTGGAGCAGAGGCTGGCCCTGTG GGAAGGACGCTCCAATGCTCACATAAAAGGAGACTACCAGCGCATCGGAGATGTCATGCTAAAGAACTTCCAAGGCTTGAAG CCCCTGACGGCAAACCTGCATAAGCAGTCCGACGTGCTGTTGGAGCTGGAGAAGGCGTGCAGGTCATCCCGCAGGCTGGAGGGTCTCTGCAGGGACTTTGAGCTGCAGAAGGTGTGCTACATCCCCCTGAATGTCTTCATCCTGCGCCCTCTGCACCGCCTCATCCACTACAAGCAGATCCTGGAGCGTCTGTGCAAACACTACCCAGCTACTCATGTGGATTTCAGGGACTGCAGAG CTGCTCTGGCAGATGTGTCTGAAGTGGTGGACCAGCTCCAGGGAAGCCTGATCAAGATGGAGAACTTCCAGAAGCTTCTGGAGCTGAATAAGGATTTGATTGGCGTCGACAATCTTGTTGTCCCTGGTCGG gagttCATCAGGTTAGGCTGCCTCAGCAAACTGTCTGGGAAAGGCCTACAGCAACGAATGTTTTTCCTG TTCAACGACTTCATCTTGTACACGAGTCGAGGGATGACGGCGACCAATCAGTTCAAAGTGCACGGGCAGCTGCCGCTCCATGGCATGACA ATCAGAGAGAGTGAAGATGAGTGGGGTGTGCCTCACGCCTTCACATTGGTTgggcagcagcagtctgtggtgGTGGCAGCAAG TTCACTAACAGAGATGCAGAAGTGGATGGAGGACATAAAGGTGGCGATAGAGACGGCTAAAACCAGCAACGGGCCTTCATCGGACCTTCTGACCAGCAATCTGACAGACAACA AATGCCCCGAGGACTCCACGGTGGAGGCGGAGTCTGAGGACGACATAGCCGCGTCGCACGCCTTGCAGGAGAGGCCCGCCCCTCACCGTGGTAACACCATGGTGCACGTGTGCTGGCACAGGAACACCAGTGTGTCCATGGTGGACTTTAGCGTAGCCGTGGAG AATCAGCTGTCAGGAAACTTGCTGAGGAAGTTCAAGAACAGCAACGGCTGGCAGAAGCTCTGGGTGGTCTTCACCAACTTCAGCCTGTTCTTCTACAAGTCTCACCAG GATGATTACCCGCTGGCCAGCCTGCCTCTGCTGGGTTACTCAGTCACCATCCCCTCGGAGTCTGAAAACATCCACAAGGACTACGTCTTCAAACTGCATTTCAAGTCCCACGTCTACTATTTCCGGTCGGAGAGTGAATACACTTTTGAGAG GTGGATGGAGGTCATCCGCAGCGCCACGGTCCCCTCCGGCGGCGCTCGTGTCCTGAACAACAAAGAGTCTCATCCTCACTGA